ATAGATTaatgtgataaaataaataattacttaatgcatttattaaaataaataaattagacttaaaacacaaattacttatataaataataaagaaagatgaaagatgtgataaaaataaagtaaaaatgatccaaataactaaataaacttgtatttaaataaatacatatttaataaatataattaaaataatacaattttattaaacaaacaaaatgtaattaaaatttataaaaataaaaaaggggcaagtttattatttaaaaaaatgtatgtatatatatatatatatatattacattaaatttaatttaaaaataaataatatctaaataaatacaattttacttaaaacaatgtAATTAAAAAAGTAAGATGAAAATCAAATTTGTTTTAAATCAAgacataattaataaatataattaaaataataacatttgattaaataaaccAAATGTAATTCAAATCtgtgaaaataaaaaacataaatcaggtttattattaaaattgtataaataataaataaataatttcaaattttattaaaataaataaattacattttcgaatttttgaaatatttcaaaataaataatatattaataaatgtgattaaaattaaataatcatgtaatggatttattaaaataaatacaattagacTTAAAACACACATtacttatataaataataaagacAGATGAAAGatgtgataaaaaataaaaatttaatatatataactaaataaacgtgtatttaaataactaataaataaatacattttgattttttattaaattaaataaatgtttaataaatataattaaaataatgaaaacattttaaacCAAAAAGTGTAATTTAAatccattaaaataaaaaatggtcaagttcattattaaaatgtatatttaatgtattattaaattaaataataaagaaagatgaaagatgtcattaaaatgaattaaaaatgataaaataattaattaaataaataaatataattaaaataataaaactttttaaataagatgaaataaataaattaaatgtaaaaaaatgtattattaaaataaataaataaatagttaaaaataaatatctaaataaatgtgataaaaacaaacaaacaaataattgtttatttataaatcaagaaataattaaaataatacaatttaaataaataaaccaaatgtaattaaaatatatacaaataaaaaaacatcaagtttttgttattaaaattaaataaaaaaattaaaataaataaattaaacttgattttaaaacatattttttaaatatgataaaaatacaaatatttaaaaataaacaaataaatgcatttgattaaaataaataaaattttatttaaaacatgcattatgtaaataataaagaaagatgaaagatgtcattaaataaattaaaaatgcatactaataaatacattttgattcAATCAAATTTGATAGcgaactaactaaataaataatcgtgattaaaagaaataacaaatgactaaaatatgatttatttaagTCACATTTACTTATTTATCTATACATGTAATAGAGATACAGTGTgtagaaaaaaatgtaaagtaaCAGCAACTAAATATTTTCCAAATAATATTCGtcacatatttataatataaatttttCAGTAGTAATTGGTTCTTATACATcaaacaaattttattttaaattttaggaTGAGGATGATTGTGTCTGGGGTGCTGTGGCATGTTCCAAATTGAAAACCCCTGTGGTATATACTATAAAACATACAGTAAGCAATGCATTTGCTTTATTGATCCCAGAGAAGCAATTCATCAAGCTGATTTGCACTTTCCCCTCATTACACACTCGACTCTATTGATCACGTTTAGATCAGTCAACACCAAGATGCTGTGAAATGCTAATTATTCACAGTCCACTTGGTTTCAGaataaaaagttatatatataaagCATCAAATGCACTATGAATGAACCtaaagtgtgtgtgttttaggtcaGGGCTGGTCTTTGCACCCACCTGGCAGCAGTGGTTCACTCAGAATGGACTCCTGCTCGGGGCGTTTGCCTTGACAGCTGTGTTTTCGGTGGTCGTGCTGCTCTTGCTGTGCATTCACATCTACCTGGCCTCGGTGAACACCACCACCTGGGAGTTCATGTCGCGTCACCGCATCGTATATCTCAAACACTGCGACACAGAGGAAAACCCATTTGACAGAGGAGTCATCTGCAATCTGTGGGACTTCTGCTGCATCTGTGGGACAGTAGCATGGGAGAGGATCTACATTAGACACTAATGGAACTGTATGACAGGATTTCATAAAGGAAAAGTGATTTATTGAGCTCTTCAGAGCACCTCTTTAGATCCAGCATGGATGGTATTTTTACTAATACTGATGTGATGTGGTTTTTATCATCAGTTTACGTAGTAAAGCTGCAGGGAACATGTACAGTATCTACTTGATTAATTAATTAggccattaaaggggtcatcggatgcaaaactcacttttccatgttgtttgaacattaatgtgtgttggcagtttgtgtacacaaccaccctacaatgataaaaatacacccagtggtattttttttaatctttaaaagtaatatcacctttttaaaatcagctcattctcagcttcttgtcgttgtgaccaaacacagacagaggcccctcccacaatagttgattgacatgagagccttaccttagacccgccctcactgagctgaaacagtccgactctgatcgccattgtgggactcaggtgcaggggaagacaagaatgtctccgatcgAGTCATTTACTCcggacatctgagccgctgaagacgcagaggattaacgttactttcgtttttaaaatgaAAGCGTCGATCCCGATCTagatatgcatctatgttcgtgtgaatcgtttctgatgcagcttcacccgcagcagaagtgagtataagggttttttatgcatctttgcaaatggcctttcttaataatgtgcttgttggcaagtttcgctgctaAATGCAGATGAAGTAAACATTACAACTCATAATCCAACAGCAGAGAGGGGGCGGGGCAagtagagctcatttgcatttaaagggaccatgcaataaaatgagctgaaattttgcagagctaaTTTTGacgaggtaaaagggtgttttttacactactactgagaatttttaaccaaagtatattatagacttttcattaagaccctaaagaatcatatgaacttttggaaaatgggcatccgatgacccctttaaagggatagttcaccaaaaaatgaaaatttgatgtttatctgcttacccccaggacatccaagatgtaggtggctttgtttcttcagtagaacacaaatgaagatttgaactcaaaccactgcagtctgtcagtcaaataattgCAGTCaagctttgagagtaaaaaaaaacatacacagacaaaaccaaattaaaccctgcggcttgtgacgatacactgaggtcttaggacacaaaacgatcggtctgtgcaaaaaactgaacagtatttatatcattatttacctctgagcCACCGCAACATTCAGCGTCAATGTGCTCTGGCAATGTATTCAGTGAAAAGtcaaaagtcaacactcccgcttaatcttttagtttttaatcggttgccagaatcaggataagcacaagtaaataccattttgagaggccaatatgcactattttaacaatgaGGGGTACTAGATctgttgtgaacgcactcaggacagctggacattgcggtggatcagaggtaaataaggatataaatactgttcagttttttgcacagaccgattgttttgtgtttcaagacctcagtgtatcgtcacgagccgcagggtttaatttggttttgtctgtgtatgtttttttttaatcttaaagatttggtgcccattgactgccattatatgactgacagactgcaacggtttgagttacaaatcttcgtttgtgttctgctgaagaaacaaagtcacctacatcttcgATGCCCTGGCggtaagcagataaatatcaaattttttatttttttgttgaactgttcctttaatcaTCCTGTGCCACAATTACTGGGTATTTGGTATTAAGAGAAAGATGATTCTGGTCTGTTTTCTACTCATTTGTTGCGTGATTTATATCTGTTCACATAATGAGGGATGGTTTGTATTAACcccttgatttttttatttattggtttgtTAATTTTATATGTGAATAAACTTTGTTTATTGAAAACTTTaggtgtaaactttttgaatttgaagatcagggtaaatttaacttattttgtcttctaggaaacatgtaagcatcttctgtcaCTTCTGAAGGgcacaaaaatgtacacatcttcattctgttcaaaagttttcacccccgactcttaatgcattgaatataaatccaactattatttttcttttcttgcgGACTATATaaattcagatcagtactaaataaaaaaaaataacatgcattttgtatgatccctcttattttgctaaaataattaacattaacataACATAAAAGTGTGATCCggataatataaacaaataaaaactattaatcaatggccatttttataaaaaaatgtgcGCTTTTCTAtgagttaggacaattctaagggcccacgccctttaggggcccccagagatctgctttggtgtggtgggGGGgtccaacctcatattttgtcatagggcccaaaattgcgagcggcaaaatcaaaacttaaaaatcaaaaatatcaaaacttcatttttgattagtaatatgcattgctaagaacttaatttgaactttaaaggcgatcttcccaataattagatttttttgcaccctcagattccagattttcaaacagctgtatctcggccaaatattgtccaattctaacaaaccatacatcagtggttAACAAAGCTTAGGCCTATTTATTCAGCcttcatataatgtataaatctcaatttcgaaaaattgacccttatgactggttttgtcaaaTTGAATTCAAGCTATACATTTGACTAATTCATTTATTGATATGAATCGAACCTATGACCTTGGCGTTGATTGCACCATTTCTATTGTTGGAGCTACAGGAACTGAGGGGAgtttatgcatttttaagttaaaaaacaCAAGGTTTAACTTAGATAATCGATTTTCCAACATTTCCGCAACAGTCAAAGACGACATTCTCACTTAAGTTTATGTATAAAAACAATGGAACAGCAGCGCAGTGGAATACCAAAACTTAGACATTAGTCTATGTTCAGTTTAAATATTAGTCATTCTATGGATATGTTCATTTTACAGCCTTTACAGAAATACACACTTGAAAAACATTTGAATGctttattttgagtttttttttacatttaaaatacaataatgtatGCATACCTTGTCAAATATATGATACAAATGGCATAAAAAacaaaattctgaaaaagtatTATAAAATATATCATGAGAGTAGTAGTCCCCTGGAGTTTTGTCACTGGTGTTACTGtttaacaaatatcttttatttttaagtaaaaaataataaaaaacactgaTCACCTTGACTTCCTTCTTTCTATTTTCTGAAGATCTATGAAGAAAGGCCCATGATAAGTACTTTGTCTCTTTTCAGTTATCAGAAATTTTCTCATTTATCTCATGATTTCATATGAAGCTTTTAAAATCCAGTTTTAAGtaacactggtatatttgtagcaatagccaaaaatacattgcatgggtcaaaattatcaatctttttttatatgtcaaaaaatcatgtcccatgaagatattttgtaaatttcctactgtaaatatatcaaaactttcatttttgattagttatgtGCATTGAAAGGCCCACAATAGGTCCACTGTCTCTTTGTTCTCATTTATCTCATGATTTCATATGAAGCTTTTAGTTAGCTTTTAACTTTATTGTTagggaattgtaaaaaaaaaaaactagaatacAAATGGATTAAACTACTTAATTAAGTGAGAATACAATGACAAACATGTGGTTTGATACCTTGAAGCAGCCATTTTGTAaaacgcgtttttttttttccattaaaattgtCAGTATGTTTATGTCACTGtgacattaaataaaacacaatcacattgcattttcattatttttctgaAACTCTTGACTAACGTGcgggggggaaaaaaatcaagaaataatatttcataacaaCTTTTAATATTGCCAAAGAAGTaaggtaacaccagtgacaaaAAATGCTACATGTGGTctttaaataaatgcacaaaaaaataaaaaatcattaagctGTCATTTATTTGTATTCATAAAGTCAAAAAATAATCTAATAGTGTGGTCTAAGTTTAAATGTTataaaaagaaatacattttaaatcatcttGCCATACCCAAAAGTGAACATTTCTGTCGAATGAGCCGTTAAATAAACAGTAATGTGTGTTTATTTTCAGCGTCGTGATGCCTGGAACCATTTTAACTACATTCAGATGACATGTTATGAGAGCCTCAGAGAAATCCCGCCCTTTTTGTAGCGCCTCCacgccccgccccgcccccgccggCGCCGTCCAATCAGAGCGCAGAACCGGGGACCAACGTCGATCTCGGCGGGTTGTTCTGGAAGGGGCGGAGTTCATTTTTCGAGCTCGTGTGGGGCGAGTTCGTTCTGTCCGAAAGAGAGCGCGTGAGAATCTGCGTTCGTTCCCTCGCTGTAAGTTTGTGTGCGGAGCAGCGCGGGCTCACTCATTTCTGTTCTTGTCCTACTACAGTCTCCACAAACAGAGTTCGAGGAGGACGATCTTCTACCTCAACCACAGCGCTTGATTCTCACTGAAAACTCCTCTCGTCGTGATCAGTGAAATCATGTCTGCCTCAGCGGCTAAAGTCAGTAAAAAGGAACTGAACTCGAACCACGACGGAGGGGACGAGACCTCGGGTAAGCGAAAGCGATCGGCGGCCATTTTCACTTTCTCCTTTCTCCCAAGCTGGGTTTTAAACGCTATTATCGCTTGTTAATTAGCCGCGGTTTGAGTACGACTCGATTCTGTAGACGGTGGCGAGGTGCAGTGCTTGTGATTGGCCGCGGGTCTGCTTGGATGTTCGCGGAGGGACGGCAGCAGCCGGCGGCGGAGGCCATGTTTGATTTCTAGCTGAGCGCGCCACAAAGCCCCATTAGGACGCGTACAAAAACcgttgtaatttaaaaaaatcaaagtgCGGGAGGTGGCTTTATTATGTCCGCTAACCGGTTTTTCGAAGAACGCGTTTGGTTTAAGAGCGTGAAACATGCGGAACGGAAACGTCCGCACGCTGCTTTTATTGTTGTTGTGCTTTAGCTTTAGCCTAGCCGAGCCACGTCTCCGCCATGATGTAGCAGGGGATAATGGCTGTTTGTGCACTTTAACGGATGAATGATAGTGGGAATTTACACTGAGGCGATTTTACACGCGTATCTGCCGTTCAGGTGGTTACGGGTTTCGCGGCGGAAGCAGGTGCAGCGCGAGCGATTCGGTGCGCATTTAAACCACGCGGCATTTGCGCGGCTCTGTATTCACGTCACAAAATCTACTGCTAATACAGATTTTTTCGAAGAAATTATGCACAGGTGTGATTGAAAATTGTAATTTAAGTACTTTACGGACGTGAATTATGAATGGAAGCATTTTTCGCTATTTTGTTATTGTTTAGCGCCAGAAATGCTGTGAAATGTCTTGCTTTTTTCTTTCGTTAACACTGTGTTCTCATTTAGAAAAAGAGCAACAGGAAGCCATCGAGCACATCGATGAAGTACAGAATGAAATTGACAGGTAAGTTGAACTTCTTCGCGGTTAACCGCGCTTTAACGGAATTACCGCGGtattaaaggattacttcacttccagaacaaaaatgtacagataatttactcacccccttgtcagccAAGATttgtatgtctttctttcttcagttgtaaagaaattatggtttttgaggaaaatatttcaggatttttctccaaatagtggacatCAACAGTGCctgcgagtttaaacttccaaaatgcataataaaatgGCTTCAAAGGACTTTAAATGCCATTGGGGAATATAAATTGATGCATCGCGGAGCGAGAAATGATTCTGAGGTTTTCCGAATGCATTGTGGTTTTCTCTTGAAtggattctgagcttagtttttaactaGAAATAGTTGCACCTTACAAATCCAATTCCagacacttgaacctaaaattaTCATTCATAAAGTTCGAAAAGGTTAAAGCGAATTATAAGAGTGTTCACATTGAGATTTACATTAATGTCGCACCATAAAAGCATTTTGAGACCCGGACGTACACACAAGCGCTATTCTTCGTGAGCATTTGAGTGtggttaaaaactagattagtgcgccatctgctgttaaaaactaagctcagaatcgattctcgAATCGAATTTGATCttagctctaaacaatcccagcggaggaataagtgtcttatcttgCTAAACGATCGGTCTTTTTactataaataaattattgtctttttaaccacaaatgcttctcTCTGCACTCAATACAGTtaaggtatgttgaaaaactcagaccaagtgtttacaaagtgaacgtgccaaaatgatcaaacaccctttaccaaaaaaatggtaaacagtgatgtaggatgattttcgATTAAACCGGAGCACAGAGAGTACGTATGCGCATcttagagctagacaagacaaacatttgtagtttaaaaagtgtataaatattaatttaagaaaatgaacaatcgtttcgctagataagacccttgttccttgattggaatcgtttagagccctttgaagctgcattttgtaagtaCAGACTCGTGAGCACAgttgaagtctactatatagagaaaactcttgaaatgttttctcaaaaaacaatttctttacgactgaagaaagatatgaacattcggatgtcaagggggtgagtaaattatctgtacatttttgtttgggAAGTAAACTAATCCCAAGTCAGTCTTACAATGCCTTTGAATAGAtattaaatagtgtttttttttttttttttttcttgtccagACTGAACGAGCAGGCCAGTGAGGAAATTCTCAAAGTTGAACAGAAATACAACAAACTCCGCCAGCCGTTCTTCCAGAAGAGGTCGGAACTCATCGCCAAAATCCCCAACTTCTGGGTCACAACATTTGTCAACCACCCACAAGGTAAGATCCAGTGCAAACACTGTTTAATCACAATGTTCAGTGAACATTTCATGTAATATTGTGTTAATTCTATAGTCTCAGCTCTTCTTggggaggaggatgaggaggcaCTTCACTATCTGACCAGAGTAGAGGTGACAGAGTTTGAAGACATCAAATCCGGCTACAGAATAGATTTTGTAAGTTGCAAACATGGATTTATGTGATTTGGAGGTGTTATGTTTCCGTAACTAACCATCTCTTTTGTTGCGTTTTAGTATTTCGATGAAAACATgtatttcgagaacaaagtccTCTCCAAAGAAATTCACCTGAACGAAAGTGGAGACCCAACCTCAAAGTCAACAGAGATCAAATGGAAGCCAGGAAAAGTATGTATGATTTTATTTGTGGATTTGAGGAGTTCTGTGATTGAGTTTGGCAAGTAGTCTAATGTGAGTTTTTTTCCTCCATTGCAGGACCTCACAAGCCGGTCCAGTCAGACGCAGAGTAAAGCGGGCAAGAAGAGGCAACACGAAGAACCTGAGAGTTTCTTCACCTGGTTTACCGACCACGCCGATTCGGGGGCCGACGAGTTGGGAGAAGTCATCAAAGACGACATCTGGCCAAATCCTCTCCAGTACTACTTGGTAAGACTTGGTGAAACCCAAATCTGGAGCATGCAAATGGAAAGCTTTAAGAAATTCTCAGATTAAGTTTGTGTAGAACTTCATAGCGGTGGGTTTGTATAATTTGCTCAGAGAAAGTTTCCATTCCAGGCATTTAAATGATGTGGCTCGACAATTCTTCCAGTTTATGCAGTTGAATGGAAGTTATGAGTCATTGATTTGCATTTCAAAACCCCGACAGGTTCCAGACATGGAGGATGAGGAAGGAGAGGGCGAGGATGAGGAGGAAGACGAGGAAGGTCTGGATGATATCGACGAAGAGGGAGAAGACGATGGAGAGGAAGAGGAGGACGATGATGGAGAGGTATGTAACCGTTaatgcatttctcattttcttgTTTTGATTCGCAAGTGGCTTCAAGtattaattgtgactttttatttcaggATGATGAAGGCGAGGATGACTGAAGCTGAAATAGAGGAATATTATCCACATTTCCCCAGTCCTGTTTCCAAATTGCTTCTTtggcttttttgttgtttttggggGAGCGAGAtgcttttttcctgtttttttttttttttttttttgagctccATCTTTCCTCTATCCTGAACTTGCCATGTTGAAGTCCCCCGAACAGACTCACAATAAACTGACTGCAAAATCTTGCCGACATGGCATCTACCATCTCAATTTCCAAATGCATTTCGAGGTAAAAAGCAAAACACTGTAGTTATCGGCCGCACGTCGTCTGGAGTAGACATGCGAGTagtgttttctgtttgttttcattttttttttttttataaatatatatgtacaaATATGTATAATTTTCTTCCTGTTAAAGTTTTGTGTGGTTAATTGAACAGAAGCCATGGTGCGCAGTGATTTGCTAGCTCTA
Above is a genomic segment from Garra rufa chromosome 15, GarRuf1.0, whole genome shotgun sequence containing:
- the seta gene encoding SET nuclear proto-oncogene a, which encodes MSASAAKVSKKELNSNHDGGDETSEKEQQEAIEHIDEVQNEIDRLNEQASEEILKVEQKYNKLRQPFFQKRSELIAKIPNFWVTTFVNHPQVSALLGEEDEEALHYLTRVEVTEFEDIKSGYRIDFYFDENMYFENKVLSKEIHLNESGDPTSKSTEIKWKPGKDLTSRSSQTQSKAGKKRQHEEPESFFTWFTDHADSGADELGEVIKDDIWPNPLQYYLVPDMEDEEGEGEDEEEDEEGLDDIDEEGEDDGEEEEDDDGEDDEGEDD